The Candidatus Accumulibacter similis genome has a segment encoding these proteins:
- a CDS encoding cryptochrome/photolyase family protein — MSPGTTLRLILGDQLNPRHSWFAQRRDDVLYAFIEMRRETGYVLHHAQKIIAIFAAMRDLARQLRATGHRVRYLTIDDPDNRQTLPDNLDALIRRDNVRAFEYQEPDEWRLDAQLAEHARRQSIPCRMVDSEHFYTRRDEAARLFSQRRQWLLEHFYRHMRVQHRVLLDGAGRPVGGQWNFDQDNRKPWPGVPSEPADCRASHDHSALWQAIVAAGVNSFGEANAARLAWPLDRAEALRQLDAFIENALPHFGDFQDAMSHRSWRMFHSLLSFALNTKMLDPREVVARAAAAWRAGSVSLATAEGFIRQIIGWREYIRGFYWAHMPRYVEQNFFGHTRALPGWFWNGQTRMRCLAHAIGQSLGQAYAHHIQGLMVIGNFALLAGLDPAEVHRWYLGVHVDAFEWVELPNTLGMSQFADGGMLATKPYVSSAAYIDRMSDYCRGCHYDRRLRTGERACPYNSLYWDFLARNAGKLSTNRRLGMVYRQLAKMDEATRRSLQAQADELRNSLDRL, encoded by the coding sequence ATGAGTCCCGGCACGACCCTGCGGCTGATACTCGGCGACCAGCTCAATCCACGGCACAGCTGGTTCGCGCAGCGGCGCGACGACGTGCTGTACGCCTTCATCGAAATGCGCCGGGAAACCGGCTACGTCCTGCACCACGCGCAGAAGATCATCGCCATCTTTGCCGCGATGCGCGATCTGGCCCGCCAGTTGCGTGCGACCGGGCACCGCGTGCGCTACCTGACGATCGACGATCCCGACAACCGGCAAACGCTGCCGGACAACCTCGATGCGCTGATACGTCGCGACAACGTTCGCGCCTTCGAATACCAGGAGCCCGACGAATGGCGACTCGACGCGCAACTGGCCGAGCATGCCCGGCGTCAATCGATCCCATGCCGAATGGTGGACAGCGAGCACTTCTACACCCGGCGCGACGAGGCGGCACGATTGTTTTCGCAACGCAGGCAATGGCTGCTCGAGCACTTCTACCGCCACATGCGGGTGCAGCATCGAGTGCTGCTCGATGGCGCTGGCCGACCCGTCGGCGGCCAATGGAACTTCGACCAGGACAACCGCAAGCCCTGGCCTGGGGTGCCGTCCGAACCGGCGGACTGCCGCGCGTCGCACGACCATTCCGCGCTCTGGCAGGCGATCGTCGCTGCCGGCGTCAACAGCTTCGGCGAGGCGAATGCGGCACGACTGGCCTGGCCGCTCGATCGCGCCGAAGCGTTGCGGCAGCTCGACGCCTTCATCGAGAACGCCCTGCCCCACTTCGGCGACTTTCAGGACGCGATGAGCCATCGCTCCTGGCGCATGTTCCACTCGCTGCTGTCGTTTGCACTCAACACCAAGATGCTCGACCCGCGCGAGGTCGTCGCCAGGGCCGCTGCTGCCTGGCGCGCCGGATCGGTCTCGCTGGCAACTGCCGAGGGTTTCATCCGGCAGATCATCGGCTGGCGCGAATACATTCGCGGCTTCTACTGGGCGCACATGCCCCGCTATGTCGAGCAGAACTTCTTCGGCCACACGCGGGCGCTGCCGGGATGGTTCTGGAACGGCCAGACCAGGATGCGCTGCCTCGCCCACGCCATCGGCCAGTCCCTCGGGCAGGCCTATGCCCACCACATCCAGGGACTGATGGTGATCGGCAACTTTGCGCTGCTGGCCGGACTGGACCCCGCGGAGGTGCATCGCTGGTATCTCGGCGTCCATGTCGACGCCTTTGAATGGGTCGAACTCCCCAATACCCTCGGCATGAGCCAGTTTGCCGACGGCGGAATGCTCGCCACCAAGCCGTACGTATCGAGCGCCGCCTACATCGATCGCATGAGTGACTACTGCAGGGGCTGCCACTACGACCGGAGACTGCGCACCGGCGAGCGAGCCTGCCCCTACAATTCGCTCTACTGGGACTTCCTTGCGCGCAACGCCGGCAAGCTCTCGACCAATCGGCGCCTCGGCATGGTCTATCGGCAGCTGGCGAAAATGGATGAGGCGACGCGGCGTTCGCTGCAGGCGCAGGCCGACGAACTGCGCAACTCGCTCGATCGCCTGTGA
- a CDS encoding SDR family oxidoreductase: MVTGAAGGLGQSVAARLAEAGWTLVVTGRDGERLRRRYGDSHLQVVADCSSVAGSQHIFEVARVHQMLPTALAHCVGNIRLGALHRMADADFMACLNANLVSAFHTLAAFVGALRDARCPGAAVLVSSAAARIGTPNHEAVAAAKAGVEGLVRSAAATYASHGVRINAIAPGIMDTPAATAILGTAMGREAAARQYPLPGIGSPDELAELMVWLLSDKAVRVTGQVWSMDAGFSTIRPLVR, translated from the coding sequence GTGGTCACTGGAGCGGCAGGCGGCTTGGGCCAGTCGGTGGCGGCGAGGCTGGCAGAGGCAGGCTGGACGCTGGTCGTGACCGGCCGGGACGGCGAGCGCCTGCGCCGCAGATACGGCGACAGCCACCTGCAGGTGGTCGCCGACTGCTCCAGCGTGGCTGGATCGCAGCACATTTTCGAGGTGGCCAGAGTGCACCAGATGCTGCCGACGGCATTGGCGCACTGCGTCGGCAACATCCGCCTGGGCGCGCTGCACCGGATGGCGGACGCCGACTTCATGGCCTGCCTCAACGCCAATCTGGTCAGCGCCTTCCATACGCTGGCGGCTTTCGTCGGTGCCTTGCGCGACGCCAGGTGTCCCGGGGCGGCGGTGCTGGTCTCCTCGGCCGCGGCGCGCATCGGCACGCCCAATCACGAGGCGGTAGCGGCGGCAAAAGCCGGGGTCGAGGGGCTGGTGCGCAGCGCCGCGGCAACCTACGCGAGCCATGGCGTCCGCATCAACGCCATCGCTCCCGGCATCATGGACACGCCCGCCGCGACCGCCATCCTCGGCACCGCGATGGGCCGCGAGGCGGCTGCCCGGCAGTATCCCTTGCCCGGCATCGGTTCCCCGGACGAACTGGCCGAACTGATGGTCTGGCTGCTCTCGGACAAGGCTGTCCGCGTGACCGGCCAAGTGTGGTCGATGGACGCCGGCTTTTCCACCATTCGGCCACTGGTCAGGTGA